The window CATTTGCCTCAAGTGAGATTGCTTTCTCACTTTTGTTAACAACCTGCATCTCTGCGCCCACCGTGTCCAGCATAACCTGTCAAAATCAAATAACAAACTCTCAGCTCCTTCCCCACTGTCTATTTTCAACATAAAACCCAAGAGAAGTGGGAAAATACAATAACACAGAAACCAAAGATTCCTCAAGCAGTTGCTAAAAAAGCTTCACTTCACCTTTGACAAAACAAACATACAAAGACAGTAGGTTTCAATTTCTATTACTTTTAACCAAAGCAGCAAACTTTCAAAagggaaaaagaggaaaactgtTATTTTGGCATGGCCATCTTTCAGCCACATTTTGTCATTTTCCTCATGAAACAAACTAGACCCTCTATCTACTCTCCAGCACCAAGGTAACAAAAGATACCATGAGACAAAAACAGAGAAGGAAAAAACTCACAGCACAAAGCTTCTTAGTACTCTTGATAGCAGCCTTCAAATTCTCCAAAGTCTCCTGGTGGTACTCAGGGTCATGCCATGAAAAGTCAAAACGAGCCActacacacaacaacaacattagAAAATCCATAACAATACAACACATAAACATAACCCTTTTACCAATTCTTCACTAAAACTTTAAAGTTTCacaatttaagaaaaaacattaaacaaaaaaagcgAAAAAAGTGCGACATACCAGACATGCCAGCCTTGAGACAACCAGAAATAGTTTCGACGGATCTAGATTTAGGCCCCAGGGTACCAACAATCTTTGTCATTGCAGAGAAAAAActctacaaaaataaaaaataaaaacaaatcacaataattataaaaaaaaaaaatagatccaTAGATTGAAAagtaaaagggaaagaaaaactaaCAGGCTTGGATGGTTCAAGGATGGAGACCATCCTAATAGGTTCCTCAAGAAGCAAGTGACTAGAAGGCATGTTTGGCGATGGATCGATGAATATTGTTTCAAATGGAACAAAACCTAATCAAAACCAGAAAGCGAAGAAGACACAATTTGAGGGTTGAAACAGTGGTGGGGGCGTGCTGCGTCTAAGACCAAACACAAAAGCAAACGCTGTtttagaaatagaaaagaataaaacCTTGGAAGAATATGCTTTTGCCTTATGCTTTGATATCTCTCTTTAATAGTACTATGTTTTGTTGCTCTATTTTCAACTTTCCTATGTCACCGTTTCCCTACCAGGGTGTTGTGGTGTTctatttcttgtttctttttttatgttttactgTGTGTGTGTGGTGGTAAAAAACGAGAAAGGGAATTTGGAGAATAACACGTGGCGAGAAGCCAGCTGTTCGATGTGGCCCCACCTTGTGTTGTTATGAACCTAAAGAAAAGTAGTACGACAACTATGGTCTTAGattgtttgttcttttttttcgtttatttgattttctgaAGGGCAAGTGTGGGGGGATGTCAAATTTTGTTTCTAGAAGGCATAGAGAGTGTCAGTATTAGGTGAAAGCAATGGAGGCAAGGTGGGTAATTCCAttggtttttatatttaaaataataataataataatttgcaaTTAAATGTTTACTAGTgttatgtttggtttttttttttaatgaactagaaaggaaagaaagtgaTTTCCAGGGAAGGTGAGAAACTTTTAATGGAGGACTTGCAGaactataaaaaatgattcGATTAATATGAACTCGTTAATTGGTGACTCAAAAAGAATCAAGTCAAGTTCATCAAAGCAATCTTGAATACTCACGAGTCTATTTTGTCTAGTATTTTTTGAGGCAAATGTTAAAtgtatctctatttttttttagtttttccttAGAACTACCATTTCTGAATCTAAACCATACCCCTTATTCTTTGTGCTCTCACATTCATAAGCTTTTCCTATTGTGCAAACTCGTACAAGTCGCACCAAACCCAGTTCTTGCACCAAGAACACCTTTTTGCTTCTTCTCACAACAATTCCCGCTTTTGCAATTTCGTAATTAACAAACTGGGTTTTAAAGTTGTTTTGAAGTGAGTTTTTGTGCTAATTTCATATTATCAAGCATATTTTTATTGGCAAAATTCATAATTTGGTGGAAGTTTATGTTAGGCAAGTACTCCAGGAGGTTGAAGAGAAAAACATATGAAAAGTTtgagttttatgttttgtttggttgaaggggagaaaaaatgaatgcaaaataaattatgcGAGTCTCACACTTTCTGccctctattttaattttttttaaattcttctatttctatttctttatTTCATCCTCTAAAGCAAATGCAATATTAGAGACAAACTGCCATTTTCTTGAAAAGTAGAACACAATCATATTGGATTTAGCACAGTGGTGTTGGAGCTAGCATAGTTAGTTGTGTTGAATTCAAATTTGTCGTGGTTCAATTTTCCTATAAAGAGCAACAATGTCATAATTTTTCGAGCATGTGGTGCTGTTATAGGAGACAAAGaaacaaatttgaatttagAAGTTATGCCAAAAAAGAACATTCGTGCTGGTCTTAGCATAATTGTGCTGACTTCACAAAGACAATTACATTTTGGCCAATATAAATAGAAAACTGGAACCCTCAATTTAGGATCTTTTGTTCTGTTTTGAAATAGAGTTTTAAGCACGAGGACATCTATCCCTTTGTATTCTTTATGTTTTCTATTGAAATTTTCCGCCTTTTGATAACCGTGGTTGGCAGATTCCTTAAAGCTTGGATTATGATTTAGCTATACTTATACTTATGTACCCCAATTCTGATTATAATTGAAGTCCAATTGTTATTTAGTCGATTATTTATTCTTCAGGATGCCTATTGTTAGTTTAGAACTGATAATtctaaatcttaattaattgcTTGTCAATTACCATCTATCTGTGATTAATTGATTTGTGAAGAAGTTGAATTTGTATAACATGCATGACCAAACTCCTATGAATTTCCAGTAGATTAACATGTTTAATTAACCTCTTTATGAATTATCCTTTGTTCTAATATAAggtttttatgattaattgagaattaaagtAGGGGAAAAAGTATTGTTAAACCATGCCCATAggttttaatgattttaagatGTAACTGGCAATTGAAGTATAATTTAGGGTTTTCATTAGAATATGAAATGGGGGAAAAAAGGTACAAGTGGAATCACAATCCTAGCCTTGCTTTCCCGATAAGTTTCTTTTACATTGATACGGTTTGCTTgttctattatatttttgcaGAGTAATTGATAATCTATTTTCTCAGACTAttgattaaaaactaaattgtttaatttactgcaaaattagATTAGTTTGAAACTTCCTTTAGTCTTTTGGGTATGATATGCAGGGGGACTTTAATACCTAAAATGAAAAGGAGTCTTAAAAATTGACTAAAGAGAACATAATTGGCAAATATTAAACACAACTTAGTCAAGTAATAAGATCTTAGAGTCAAAATTCATAAGCTTGAAAATTGAACTAATATAGGTAACTTATAGTTTGTTTGAGATGGACCAAACTGATATGTTTATGATGGACTAAGTTAATGTAATGATTTGTTTGAAATGGACTAAGTTGATGTCCTATCCAAACTAGACTAAGCTAATGTCTTGAGTGAAATGGGCTAAGTTGATGTCTTGGCAGAAATTCAAGTCTTTTCGGGACAAGGGTAAAACTATGTGAAAAATGAATACTCGTAGAAAGATATTTTGATACTTAAATATTCATTCAGAATGAcgatatgtaaaagaaaaaacacacgACCTTATTCAATATGTTGATTGTTATTTGAAGGAGCCTACAATAGACTAAATTCCTTGATAATGGGCCTAAAGTCTCTAGAGAGTCTAGAGTAACATTCCCTCATCACAATCACATTGAAAATCTTATTCTTGGATTATTTTAGATTGGTTCAACAACATTTGGGACTAGATGGATAATGTGACCCTTTATACATTTTGGGTCtggaataattattataatcactacttgattattaaaattttaaatttagtgttatttaaaacaaattcaGCACAATAAAAAATACGAAGAGAATATacatgtatatttatttattttatttttttaatattaaaccgAAGAAACGTTGGGCCATTCAAGTTGCGTGAGCATGGCCCGTCACCAGCAGGTCCAAATCTCCCCCACTCGAGAAAGACTAGCAAAAGCGCGTACAACGCACTCGCTCTCGGCACTTAACGGGACCGTCACCACGCGTGACGGCACATACGAGACCAACTCACGGAAGGCACGCTCCGTCAAACCCTCCAACACACACCTTCTCTCAACGCCCccattctctttctctttccctAACGTCCCCGACGACGCCGTAACGTCCTCCCTTTCATGGCCTCTtgcgacgacgacgacgacttCTCTCTCCTCCGCGACGAcagccaccaccacctccaccaaCCCTACGCGCCGCACCACCACCACTTCTCTCCCTCCGCCGTCGCCGCCTCCGTGCCGCCCAAGCCCGTTGCCGAAGCTGAGGACTTCGCCAACCCCTTCGAAGACGACGACGGTAGCGCCAGCGAGAAGCGCAAGGAGTGCGACGAGATCGGTGAGGGAGCCGCCTCGTACGGATTCAACAACAAGAGATCTAAGGCGACTCCGTCGAACGGCGCCGTGTCCGGCGGCGCCGAGTACCGCAAGGACCGGGAGGAGTGGAGCGACACGGCGATTGTGTGCCTCCTCGAGGCGTACACGGAGAAGTTCACGCAGCTGAACCGGGGGAACCTGAGGGGAAGGGATTGGGAGGAGGTTGCGGCGGTGGTGAGCGAACGGTGCGAGAACCAATCGAAGAGCGTGGAACAGTGTAAGAACAAGGTCGATAACCTGAAGAAGAGGTACAAATTGGAGCGGCACAGAATGAGCAGTGGCTGCATTTCCACCAGCCACTGGCCTTGGTTCAAGCAATTGGAGCAGATCGTCGGAAATTCTCTTCCGGCGAAGTTCTCCGACGAGGATAAAGCGGTGGTTTCCGCCGGAACTACTCCCAGGCAATCGAAGAGGTATTTGGCACTCAGCACCGTGATAATGTTTAATAATTGTGTTGTTGCATTTGCATGCAAGTGCTAGTAGTTCACACTTGACATTTTGGTGATTTGTTTAATAATTGTTGTGGTGTTATATTTGCCTGAggatttgtttatttgttttctgattctgatttggTATATTTCTTGCCTAATCTAACCAGTGCCTGAATTTGTTAATTTGCTGCATCATAAATACTTTAATTTACTCGAGATGCTTGAAGATTGTGGAATATTGTAAAGCTTTATGACATTGCTTTGTAGTACAACTGTGCAGCATGTTATGGTTAGTAGAATGcttgctttttattttatgtgatggTAGGCTTTTGTCATGTTATCTGTGGGCAAGTTTAGACTTTAGAAATTAGAATCAGTTCTTGGAATAAATAAGGGATCTATGGTTTTGACTGAACTGAATCTGAAAACTTGTTTTCTCTGGAGGTATTGCTGCATTTTAACAAGTGTCATACTGTCTTCACTGGCACACTTTTAGTTTAGAAATCACATGGGAACTTAAAACGGTTATGGTGTTATTTTAGTCGTTATCAGTAGTGCATTATTATCTCGATGCAGCATCCATTGGTAAGTTAATTCGTGTATTGTTACGTTATGTTTCTCTGTGCTTTTGTCTATTTTGTTTATGATCTGAGTACTTGCTTATCCTTGTGTACTTAATTTTAACAAGTGTCATGCTGTCTTCTTTGGCACACTTCTTGTTTACAAATTACATGGGAACTTAAAATGGTTATGGTGTTACTTTAGTCATGTTCTTAGTGCCTTATTATCTCAATGTAGCATCCATTagtaaataattcatttattgtTATGTTACGTTTGACTGTGCTTTATGTCTAGAGGATTTGCCCATTTTGTTTGCGATCTGAGTACCGTGCTTATCCTTGTACTTAATTTATGTAGATGGTTACAACTTGGAATGATGAAAAActtcatttcttttaattagtACCAGTGTGCACATTATACTTTGTAGAATCTTAGTATTAAATGTATTGGCTTTTTGTCATGTTATTTATGCATAAGTTTGGGCTATAGAATAGGATTTTGGAATAAATAATAGGTCTATGGGTTTGACTGGTGCTGAAAATTTGAAGTTCTCTTTAGTGTTGTTGCAAATAAGCTAATGCTATCTTCACTGGCACACTTCTGGATCACAAATCACATGAATATTATAATGGCGGGTGGTGTTACTAAGATGGTGTAGCAAATTGATTGTGTTGTCATTACTTGGAGTACGTTATGTTGAATCACATTAAAGATGAAgtgtttttctctttccttttctgTCATGTGAATATTGAGCATTCCCCTGTTCTATGTATAGATATGGAGTGGCAACACCCAGCACTGGAGGTCAAGCAAATAGCATGAAGTCCAAAGCATTCTCAAACAGATGGCGGAGGGTAGTTTTCAAAATTAGTGGGGCAGCTCTTACTGGATCTGATACCTGCAATATTGACCCTAAGGTTTGTGGTTTGGTTACACATGTGTGAAGTTTGATAAAATTGTTTGACTCATGACCTCTTTATACCAAGTTCCTAATTGTTATCTGGATGTTGTGACAACACTTATTCCGtttgtttgtttaattaattatcaggTGGCCATGCTAGTTTCAAGAGAAGTTTCCATAGCTTCCCACCTTGGTGTGGAGGTATCAGTTCTCTTGATTGTTCTCTGGAGTCTGTTATTCTCCTACCATTTTCAGTTTAGCTGAAGCATCTTGTGATATTTCAGGTGGCAATTGTTGTTGGAGGTCGTAATTTCTTCTCTGGAGATGCATGGGTAAATGCGACAGGTTTAGAAAGATGTACTGCATACCAAGTTGGGTAGGGTTAATCACTAGAATTTCTATGCAAGTTCTATCTACACCATTGTAATTTTACTAGAGATCAatcacaaagaaaataaatggaaagATAGATTTAGGTATCAGTGCAACCATCCACATCCTGATCACAAATGGATGGTCCCAAAAAAGAAGACATATTTAAGTTGTGAAGTGGGATAGCAAGTACCTGTGTGGCAGTTCTGGAGAAGGCCACCGCTGGGGAGCGAACTCTGACTTGGCCAGTATGGGATATTGGTAGTGGCATTGTAGAGCACTTGTCTGGGTCATAAGACTACAAAGAGGACAAAAATTCTTTTcactttaaaaaactaaattggAATTCTGATATTTGAAGATCTGGGTAGAACTGTAAAATGGGGTGTGGTTAGAATCACCAGGAGAATTTATCTGCCCTGTGTTTTGTCTATGCTAATTTTCTCTTTCAACTGTATGTGCCTCAGCCGATAATTTGCATCAACCCATTCTTCCCCTTTCTAGAGTTTCACTTCTGACCTTTCATTTAGTTGCATATTCAAATTTGGGGAAGTTTTTGATCTATGATGAATAAATTTCTATTGGAATATGTATGACAATTATTTCTTTTGTAACAGTTTAAGTTTTCAACTTATGttacttttatatttgatttctcTGTTCCTTTTTCTTGGAAAACATGAATGTCTTTTGATGCTTTAACTTTGAGACATCCTATTGTGCTCTGGCAAGTATCTTCTTGATGCCTTCATGGTCATTACTTCATTGCTTATGTACTTATGTTGCCATgagatatttttaatctttctgGTCAATATATTATCTTTCAAAGTGATTTACTTCTGTTCCTACTTTCTTTAAAACATTGACCTAAATAAGTACTGTTTTCTTGAACTTGAATATACCAGCATGATGGCCACTGTGATGAATTCAATATTGCTCCAATCTACTCTAGAGAAGATGGGTGTTCAGACTCGTGTACAAACTTCAGTTGCCATGCAGGAGTTTGCTGAACCATACAATAGGCAGCGGGCCATCAGACATCTTGAGAAAGGAAGGGTAGTTATATTTGGTGGCATTGGTTTTGGTGCTGGCACTCCTCTTTTCTCAACTGACATAGCTGCAGCTCTTCGGGCTTCAGAGCGTATGCTGctgtcctatttttttttaaaacaattttttaattaccttttttcCCCACATTATCTTTAGTTTATGCGAAGGGGCAACAGATGTATCTCTGTTTtgggtttttgtttttgcaaGCATCAGCATATATCCCCTTGTATCTTGCAGTTAATGCGGAAGCAGTCCTCAAGGGTACTAACGTAGATGGTGTATATGACTGCAACTCACGAGACAACAATTTCACTTTTGAGCACATATCCTTCAGAGAGTTGGGTTCAAGAGGTGTCACCTCTATGGATATGTCAGCGCTGACATTCTGTGAGGAAAATGCCATTCCTGGTTAGTAAGTTGTTGCATTTGGTCCCTATTATGAGAGCGTGTTTTAGCTCTTAGTGCTTTGGATATTCTTGCATAGACAATACAAATGCACATTCATTATGATGTGTGCCTTGCATTGGATCCCAAATAGTCCCTATTGCATGCTTAAACCACCAGGCACTATCTATGCAAGAAAAATCCTCGATGGTTCTTAGTCATGGTTTTCCTAGAGTTATAATTTTTGCTTTTATGTTGAGGTTTATGAGTAttcaacattatttttataaactgaTATTGAAGTAACCGACAAAGTGGatattttattacatattttgTTTGATGAATTTCTTTGGCCTACCTGTACAGTTGTGGTTTTTAATCTACTGGAGCCTGGGAACatctcaaaagctttgtgtggaGAACAGGTTGGCACACTAATTGACCAAACTGGAGCAATAAGCTAACAGTTAATTCAGCCAATTCAATTATTAATAGTCACACCGGAGCCATCAAGTTGAGTGGGAGATGCTTGCCATGACTGAGATTCTTGaagaataaaatatcaaatcttGACAGATTCAGCGTGTGTGACCAAGTTAGTGGAAATTGTACTTTGGAACTGTAATCACAAATTCCCTATCACTAATTTTAGGTGGTGGTTGTACTTTTAATAAGTTtatgtgaaaaagaaaaaaacagtgCTTTTGTATATTATTCCTAGATGAATTGTAGCATAGTAAATGTATTAGCCGTAGTCATCCTTTGTCAGTAAATGTAAACAGATACAGAGTAAttcaactttatttattattgcaacTGTACTAGTCATTTCCCCTTAGTTCAAGAGATGAAAAAAACAGtaactttttattttggttcaagGAGAACCAACCTACTTGGACATAAGAAAAATTTCATGAAACATTGCAAAACTTGAGTTCACGCACTTCCATAGAATGTCTTATAGCTCTACTAAGCGAgctatttcattttatatttgaaatgaGATTTTCAAGACATAGTTCAAGGATTTTTCTTGCCTTAAATATTCATCTCAATACGGAATGTGAAATCTTTTGTCTTAAGTAACTCATTAGTTGTGAGTCGCAAGCTATTTCTGGCATGCGGTTAATTCATCATGAACTTCCATTGAAATTATATGCCGCGTGCCTAGCTTTTAACAGCAGTTTTGAGCATATTGATGCTCCTAACATGATTCCATGATTTCAGGGTCTCACATGAATGACAATGTCATTGAATTGTGTTACCCAATTCATAATTGCTGATTCAGTGCTTTTATTATGACAATGCCATTGAATTGGACCAATTATATCTCAAGACTGTGTCCATTGATGCAAACTCCAAATGTACCTTATACAATTCAACTACACACTAGTACTTACTCTAAGCTCAAGCTCAAGATCAGATCATTCAGATTTGCGCTACGTTCAACAATGAAATTCCAAATAACTCACAAATTTTACAAAGAACACTGAACAGCGCCAATAAGTAATGTGCATTTAGACCATGCAACTAGAGGAGGAGACTGCAAGTACCTACAAAACATGACAtgaattaatcttatatatacCAGACAACAATATTCAACATTACTCCTAAGCTAGACCATCTTCAGTGGTGGGAATGGAAGGCGAAAGCGAATTGCATGATACATCATAGTCCTCCCCAAGAGGCGATTGCTCCACCCTGATCTCCTCAATCATCTTCACAACTTCCTCCATGGTTGGCCTCTTCTCTGGCTGCGCCACCACACAAGTCAACCCCACATGCAACATGGACACAAGCTCTTCCTCAATGTTCTTGTAGCGCAACAACTCCTGATCAAAAACCTCTGCAGTCCACTCTTCTCTCACCACCGAGCGAACCCATTTGGGAAGGTCCACCGCAGCCTGTTCCGGCTCTACCTCCATTCGGGGACGAGCCGGTGAAGGGTACTGCGATGAAGGAGCTCTTCCTGTGAGAACTTCTAACAACAATACTCCGAAACTATACACATCAGCCTGCTGAGATAGCCTCTTGTTCTGTTCTTGCTCCGGGGCCCTGTACCCTCCCAATCGGGCAATGGCGTGAACCGGGTTTAATAGGAGTGATAACCCAAAATCGGAGATGCATGCAACACCGTTCTTGTCTAGAAGCACGTTGGAGGATTTCACATTCCCGTGAGGCACTTTGGCTGCACTGTACTCTGCATGAATCTTTGCAAGACCTCTTGCTGCTCCTAACACCAAGCTTATTCTTGTAGTCCAATCCAATGGAATTCTTCCCGGGCCACGGTTCCCTATGATCAGTATCCAACAAACACAGAATGAAACTAAATTACAGTAGTATTATGTGTTTCAACATCAGAGTTGATTTTGAATGaacttaattttagtttaagaGTGATTTTAAGGTACgcaaaatcctttaaatatattgttagttcgattaataataaaaaaaaaaggtaagcaaaatccaatgtttgtttttctattcaatGCAAAAGTCACTTATTTATTCTTGTGTCCAAATGcacaatttttgtttcaaaacacAGAATGCAGAATGTTTGTTTCAACATACATATCCAAATAAACGTTTAACGTAAGTTGGTagtttaacataataattttaaatcatttaacATGAATCTAAACACGGACTAAGGGTCCGTTTGATTTGTgaggaaagaaagagaaatgagtagaaaatttctaaaattcGGTAGAGTTTCATACTTTCATAtaccattttaatttaaatatttgttctcAATTCCATTTCTTTTTCCTCTGTCAAAAGGTACCTAAGAGAGTAATTAAGAAGAGTGATTAATTAACTAACCGTGAAGAAGAGCATGCAAGCTTCCATTGGAGAGATAATCATAGACAAGAAGCTTTTCCTCCTTGGCATAGTAATAAGCTTTGAGTCTCACAACATTAGGATGCTTAAGCTTCCCAATCACATCCATGTACTGCTCAAACTCATGCCTCGCGCAAGGGTTCGCATCCTTGAGCCTCTTCACCGCCACCGTGCACCCATCATCAAGCACCGCCCTATAAACCGTCCCTAAACTACCCTTCCCTAACATCTCCGCCGAAGCTCGAAGCAAATCCTCCAACTCAAACTCACTCCTCCGATCAAAAAATACAAGCCTACTCCTATCAGTCCCACTGGTTCCATCACTCTCACCACCACCATACACCTTCTTCTCATCACTCCCATTGTAGCTGCTCTCACTCTTCCTCTTCCCGTAGCTCTCCCCACTCCCCACCAAACTCGAACCCCTCCCTCTAGCACAACAATGCGCCACCGCGAACGACACTACCACGAGCAGTGCCACGCAATTCGCGATCACGATGGCCACAATGGCACCAGGACTCAAGCCCTTGCGCTGCTGCTCCCTCCCTGGACGGGCGATTATGCTGGTCTCAGGGAAGGAGCTAGGATTTGAAGAAACTGTCTGAGACGGTTCCTtctcattactattattatcattattgttgTTGCTATCATTATTGTTAGGAGGGGTTGTGGTGAAGGAGCAACCCGGAAACAATGATGCACCACACAATCCTTCGTTACCGGAGAAGGTTGTAGAACTGAATTTCTTCAACATGGGGGATGGTAAGCGACCGTAGAACTCATTGTTTGTCATGTTGAGTTCTTTGAGATTTTTCATGGAGGAAGAGAGGTCGGGGATCTCGCCGGAGAGAAGGTTGTTCTGGAGTCTCAGTGTTATGAGTTGTGTTAAGTTGGATATGACATCAACCTTGCCGCGAAGGTTGTTGTCGGAGAGGTCGAGGCGGAGGAGGGATTTTAGGGAGGATATCTCCGGCGGGATCTCGCCGGAGAAGTCGTTGCTGCTGAGGTAGAGGAGTTGGAGGTTGGTGCAGTTGGAGAAGAGGGTTGAAACGGTGCCGTTTAAGCGGTTGTCGTGGAGGTTGAGGAGGCGAAGGTGGGTGAGGGGAGTGAGAGGGTCTAGTGGGCCACGCAGGTTGAGGGAAGGGAGGGAGAGGGCGGTGACGCGGCCGTTCGGGGAGCAAAGAACGCCGCGCCAGGCGGAGTTGCAAGCATCATGGCCTGTCCAATTTGAAAGAAGGTAGCCATGTAGGTCACTTTGGCGACGGAAAAGGGTGAGTGCATGAGTGTCATTGTGGTGGAGACTTAACGTAGAAATtggtaagaaaaataaaaacatgtacaAGACATGGTAATGCTTCATCATgggatgaagatgatgaagaggaACCTCGTTCTTGTTTGTCCTTTGTTGTCTATGAGGCGGGAAGTGCAAAcatattgaaacaaacaaaacgatgtttgtgttttaaaaaattattgataggGAGAGTGAGTGAGTGTGTGATAGTAATAGTACTACTCTACGACAAAATTTGGAAGGATTTTCATGTAACATTATTAGAGAGAGAGTGTGTAtggttttattataattatatgttgGGGTGATTAGGACAGGGggaatatatataatgattaaaGCGTAGGGAATGGTTGTGTGTATGATTGCTGTTGTCCATTGCTCTAAAGAAAAAGACTCATAAGCAAACCTGATCACTTttatttgctttttcttttttcttagtcTGTTCTGCAAAAggggaaaagaagagaaatgtgTGTTGGGCTTCTTGATCCTTGTGATCTGAAAATATTGTCCCTGCTGCATCTTTATAGTACTATAGAATAGAAGAATGGCCCCAATGTAATGTTATAGGACGAATTTAGTAACAGGATGATGCCGCTTgaataaataatgatttataCTGTGAATGGATTTGTTGTATACTTTCTTcctttattgattgttttaatgTGCCAACGGTGTACTTTATTAACTTTagttatacaaaaatttatgtGCTTTTTTGCTGTGTTATTGTGGCGTAATGTGGTGAGATTCCATAGCCTAGATCACGAACTTGGAGTCCTGCTGAATAAAATACCAATTTTCTCCTCAAAATACTACTCCCTTAAGTACTTCTTAAAAGTAATAAAGTTATTCTAATAGTTCTTGAAATATTAGATATATAATAGATATCTATTGGTTTACTCTCTAACTTTATGTATTTAAGTAAAAttcagaaattaatttaaaaggttttttaatatttaaaatactaattaacatgatttttaatatttctaaagcTACTTCAAGATGAAATTGATGGCTTGCTCGAACCCTTTTATATGTGccaatttgaaaatgattttcagGATAGTTTTCAGTAAAAGGGTGACTACTGCTCTGTTCTATCCGACAGCACAACGTGTCTTCAGTCTATATGTTAAGAGATCTCAAACCGTATTTTCAATTCGACTTTTAAATGAAACATATATCAATTGGCAATAGCATGCGcaagaataaattttaaatataaataggtAGGTATGAACGAAATATAGCTATAAAGGGTACAATGGCTGCACATTATATCAATTTGTCA of the Glycine max cultivar Williams 82 chromosome 13, Glycine_max_v4.0, whole genome shotgun sequence genome contains:
- the LOC102660494 gene encoding leucine-rich repeat receptor-like protein kinase PXC1, with the protein product MMKHYHVLYMFLFFLPISTLSLHHNDTHALTLFRRQSDLHGYLLSNWTGHDACNSAWRGVLCSPNGRVTALSLPSLNLRGPLDPLTPLTHLRLLNLHDNRLNGTVSTLFSNCTNLQLLYLSSNDFSGEIPPEISSLKSLLRLDLSDNNLRGKVDVISNLTQLITLRLQNNLLSGEIPDLSSSMKNLKELNMTNNEFYGRLPSPMLKKFSSTTFSGNEGLCGASLFPGCSFTTTPPNNNDSNNNNDNNSNEKEPSQTVSSNPSSFPETSIIARPGREQQRKGLSPGAIVAIVIANCVALLVVVSFAVAHCCARGRGSSLVGSGESYGKRKSESSYNGSDEKKVYGGGESDGTSGTDRSRLVFFDRRSEFELEDLLRASAEMLGKGSLGTVYRAVLDDGCTVAVKRLKDANPCARHEFEQYMDVIGKLKHPNVVRLKAYYYAKEEKLLVYDYLSNGSLHALLHGNRGPGRIPLDWTTRISLVLGAARGLAKIHAEYSAAKVPHGNVKSSNVLLDKNGVACISDFGLSLLLNPVHAIARLGGYRAPEQEQNKRLSQQADVYSFGVLLLEVLTGRAPSSQYPSPARPRMEVEPEQAAVDLPKWVRSVVREEWTAEVFDQELLRYKNIEEELVSMLHVGLTCVVAQPEKRPTMEEVVKMIEEIRVEQSPLGEDYDVSCNSLSPSIPTTEDGLA
- the LOC100805459 gene encoding uridylate kinase; translation: MASCDDDDDFSLLRDDSHHHLHQPYAPHHHHFSPSAVAASVPPKPVAEAEDFANPFEDDDGSASEKRKECDEIGEGAASYGFNNKRSKATPSNGAVSGGAEYRKDREEWSDTAIVCLLEAYTEKFTQLNRGNLRGRDWEEVAAVVSERCENQSKSVEQCKNKVDNLKKRYKLERHRMSSGCISTSHWPWFKQLEQIVGNSLPAKFSDEDKAVVSAGTTPRQSKRYGVATPSTGGQANSMKSKAFSNRWRRVVFKISGAALTGSDTCNIDPKVAMLVSREVSIASHLGVEVAIVVGGRNFFSGDAWVNATGLERCTAYQVGMMATVMNSILLQSTLEKMGVQTRVQTSVAMQEFAEPYNRQRAIRHLEKGRVVIFGGIGFGAGTPLFSTDIAAALRASELNAEAVLKGTNVDGVYDCNSRDNNFTFEHISFRELGSRGVTSMDMSALTFCEENAIPVVVFNLLEPGNISKALCGEQVGTLIDQTGAIS